DNA from Nyctibius grandis isolate bNycGra1 chromosome 15, bNycGra1.pri, whole genome shotgun sequence:
cccatcaccccccaccGGTACCGGGACGTACCGCGCGGGCGAAGCAGTCCCGCAGCGCCCGGAACTCCTCCAGGCAGGCGTCCCGCCGCACCTCCGCCgtcccggccgccgccgccgccacgcACCGGCCGTAGGCAGCCGCCTGCGGGGAACGACACGGAGCGAGGCGCCGGGCTCGCCgggcctccccccgcccc
Protein-coding regions in this window:
- the NDUFAF8 gene encoding NADH dehydrogenase [ubiquinone] 1 alpha subcomplex assembly factor 8; translated protein: MSGRGVWLRARSRLRRFPAALGGCGQQAAAYGRCVAAAAAGTAEVRRDACLEEFRALRDCFARAAKATPK